In a genomic window of Gloeocapsopsis dulcis:
- the radA gene encoding DNA repair protein RadA, giving the protein MPKPRTYYVCNECGAESPQWFGKCPACGTYNSLEEQIESTTTASLPSRAGLQISRSNHKSAAKPAKPRASLTFAQISDRHVTRWISGYGELDRVLGGGIVPGSLVLIGGDPGIGKSTLLLQVSNQLAQQYRILYVCGEESGQQVKLRASRLGVSNLVNEANNKEANSNLSQQNAPTTEIAAGADLYVLPETDLEEILREIDSLKPNVAVIDSIQTVYFPTLTSAPGSVAQVRECTAALMQVAKRDDVTMLIVGHVTKEGAIAGPKVLEHLVDTVLYFEGDRFASHRLLRTVKNRFGATHEIGIFEMIDRGLREVANPSELFLGNRDEPAPGTAIVVACEGTRPIVVELQALVSPTSYASPRRSTTGVDYNRLLQILAVLEKRVGIPLSKLDSYVASAGGLNVEEPAVDLGVAIAVVASFRDRVVDPGTVLIGEVGLGGQVRAVSQMELRLKEAAKLGFKRAIVPKGQNLPDVDLEVVPVAKVLDAIIAAIPPQHLQDSLLLDDDEQ; this is encoded by the coding sequence ATGCCAAAGCCTCGAACTTATTACGTTTGCAATGAATGTGGCGCAGAGTCTCCGCAGTGGTTTGGTAAGTGTCCTGCCTGTGGAACCTATAATTCTTTAGAAGAACAAATTGAGTCAACAACAACAGCAAGCCTACCTAGTCGTGCCGGTTTACAAATTAGCCGAAGTAATCATAAATCTGCAGCAAAACCAGCTAAGCCAAGAGCATCACTTACTTTTGCCCAAATTAGCGATCGCCACGTGACACGCTGGATTTCTGGCTATGGTGAACTTGATAGAGTGCTGGGTGGAGGCATTGTTCCTGGTTCTTTAGTTTTGATTGGGGGAGATCCTGGAATTGGTAAATCAACTTTGCTTTTACAAGTCTCAAATCAACTCGCACAGCAGTACCGCATACTTTATGTTTGTGGAGAAGAATCGGGACAACAAGTCAAACTTAGAGCTTCACGTTTAGGAGTATCAAATCTAGTTAATGAGGCAAATAACAAAGAAGCAAACAGCAATTTATCGCAGCAAAATGCTCCTACCACTGAAATAGCTGCCGGTGCAGATTTATATGTATTACCTGAAACTGATCTTGAAGAAATTTTAAGAGAAATTGACTCGCTGAAACCGAATGTTGCCGTAATAGATAGTATTCAAACAGTTTATTTTCCTACACTGACTTCGGCTCCTGGTTCTGTTGCCCAAGTACGCGAGTGCACCGCAGCTTTGATGCAAGTTGCCAAACGTGACGATGTGACAATGTTGATTGTAGGTCATGTCACGAAAGAAGGAGCGATCGCTGGACCTAAAGTTTTAGAACACTTGGTTGATACTGTTTTATATTTTGAAGGCGATCGCTTTGCTTCCCACCGGCTGTTGAGAACTGTCAAAAATCGGTTTGGGGCAACACATGAAATTGGCATCTTTGAAATGATTGATCGGGGATTGCGCGAAGTTGCTAACCCTTCCGAATTATTTTTAGGTAATCGTGATGAACCTGCACCTGGAACTGCAATTGTTGTAGCTTGTGAAGGTACGCGCCCAATTGTTGTAGAGTTACAAGCTTTAGTCAGTCCCACAAGTTACGCCTCGCCCCGCCGTTCAACAACAGGTGTAGATTATAACCGTTTGTTACAAATCTTAGCAGTATTAGAAAAACGAGTCGGCATTCCGCTGTCTAAGTTAGACTCTTATGTTGCTTCTGCAGGTGGTTTGAATGTTGAAGAACCCGCTGTCGATCTCGGAGTAGCGATTGCTGTCGTAGCCTCTTTTCGCGATCGCGTTGTCGATCCTGGAACAGTCTTAATTGGAGAAGTTGGTTTAGGGGGACAAGTACGGGCTGTTTCTCAAATGGAACTCCGTTTAAAAGAAGCAGCTAAGCTTGGTTTCAAACGTGCCATTGTACCCAAAGGACAAAACCTCCCAGACGTTGATTTAGAAGTTGTCCCTGTTGCTAAAGTCCTCGATGCCATAATTGCAGCTATTCCTCCACAACATCTGCAAGACTCTCTCCTACTCGATGATGATGAGCAATAA
- the rpaB gene encoding response regulator transcription factor RpaB has product MESHKEKILVVDDEASIRRILETRLSMIGYDVVTAADGEEALDTFRKAQPDLVVLDVMMPKLDGYGVCQELRKESDVPIIMLTALGDVADRITGLELGADDYVVKPFSPKELEARIRSVLRRVDKTGVTGIPSSGVIHVGQLRIDTNKRQVYKGDERIRLTGMEFSLLELLVSRSGEAFSRSEILQEVWGYTPERHVDTRVVDVHISRLRAKLEDDPSNPELILTARGTGYLFQRIIEPGEE; this is encoded by the coding sequence TTGGAAAGTCATAAAGAAAAAATTTTGGTAGTGGATGACGAAGCAAGCATACGTCGTATTTTGGAAACTCGACTGTCCATGATTGGATATGACGTTGTTACAGCAGCTGATGGGGAAGAAGCATTAGACACATTTCGCAAAGCGCAACCCGACTTAGTTGTTCTTGATGTCATGATGCCCAAGTTAGATGGCTATGGAGTTTGCCAAGAGCTGCGTAAGGAATCAGACGTCCCCATTATTATGCTAACAGCCCTAGGAGATGTTGCAGATCGCATCACTGGGCTAGAGTTAGGTGCAGATGATTATGTCGTCAAACCGTTTTCTCCTAAAGAACTTGAAGCGAGAATTCGTTCTGTATTGCGGCGAGTAGATAAAACAGGTGTGACAGGAATTCCGAGTTCTGGTGTCATTCACGTCGGGCAACTGCGGATTGACACAAACAAGCGACAAGTTTACAAGGGAGATGAACGAATTCGCTTAACGGGCATGGAATTTAGCTTGCTTGAGTTACTTGTGAGCCGTTCGGGAGAAGCTTTTTCTCGGTCAGAAATTTTACAAGAAGTTTGGGGTTACACACCGGAAAGACACGTAGATACGCGTGTGGTAGACGTTCATATTTCCCGCTTACGAGCTAAATTAGAAGACGATCCGAGCAATCCAGAACTTATTCTCACCGCTAGAGGTACAGGATATCTTTTTCAACGCATCATTGAACCAGGAGAGGAGTGA
- a CDS encoding cofactor assembly of complex C subunit B, which yields MAKSDQNQFFRLLPIIVGGLGGTLLLINRLLTPELNGSQARADALGIILSAVLILTGLLWQQITPRSPETVVLIGQEGFEMAQLPEIVATELAWASHLLLTNTATRSLIVFYQGKVLLRRGILGKKSEVTPGAILQRVLEKHKPVYLVDLKIYPGKIEFDYLPENTQGVIVQPIGQEGALVLAANAPRSYTKQDESWIAGIANKLSVTLKNNINHTAAVSG from the coding sequence ATGGCTAAGTCAGACCAAAATCAATTCTTCCGGTTGCTACCAATCATTGTTGGTGGGTTGGGAGGAACATTATTATTAATTAACCGTTTACTGACGCCAGAGTTGAATGGTTCACAGGCACGCGCAGATGCGCTAGGGATAATTTTAAGTGCTGTATTAATTCTAACTGGTTTACTGTGGCAGCAAATTACGCCGCGATCGCCTGAGACGGTGGTTTTAATTGGTCAAGAAGGGTTTGAAATGGCACAATTGCCAGAAATAGTAGCAACAGAACTAGCTTGGGCATCGCACTTGCTATTAACAAATACGGCAACGCGATCACTCATCGTCTTCTACCAAGGAAAAGTATTATTGCGGCGCGGAATTTTGGGTAAAAAATCAGAAGTCACCCCAGGAGCAATCTTACAAAGAGTGCTGGAAAAGCACAAACCTGTTTACCTAGTCGATTTAAAAATATATCCAGGAAAAATTGAGTTTGACTATTTGCCAGAGAATACTCAAGGTGTAATCGTACAACCAATAGGTCAAGAAGGAGCTTTAGTTTTAGCGGCTAATGCGCCTCGTAGTTATACTAAACAAGACGAAAGCTGGATTGCTGGAATTGCAAATAAGTTAAGTGTCACTTTAAAGAACAACATCAACCACACCGCTGCTGTCTCTGGATGA
- a CDS encoding DUF456 domain-containing protein, with amino-acid sequence MLILYWVLIALMLVGVIGAVVPGIPGTSLILMAIIIWGVVQGSLSSIILPLGVAIAVLLASIGIEFLASYWGAKRAGASKWGQIGAIVGLILGFLGLLPTLPFGGPLLGILVGPLLGAIMGEYLYQRNWRLAVKAGVGIVVGSLIGNLIQGALAIVTLSVFVLTTWSQIAGVY; translated from the coding sequence ATGTTAATTCTGTACTGGGTGTTAATCGCTTTGATGCTTGTTGGCGTCATCGGGGCTGTGGTTCCAGGAATTCCTGGAACCAGTTTAATTTTGATGGCAATTATTATTTGGGGAGTTGTGCAAGGCTCCTTAAGTAGCATTATTCTACCACTCGGCGTGGCGATCGCTGTGCTGCTTGCGAGTATTGGAATTGAGTTTTTAGCAAGTTATTGGGGGGCAAAACGCGCAGGTGCAAGCAAATGGGGGCAAATAGGTGCAATTGTTGGTTTAATTTTAGGTTTTTTAGGCTTGCTACCAACTTTGCCTTTCGGCGGACCTTTACTTGGTATTCTAGTAGGACCTTTACTCGGCGCGATTATGGGTGAATATCTCTACCAACGTAATTGGCGACTAGCTGTTAAAGCTGGAGTAGGAATTGTTGTCGGTTCTTTGATAGGAAACTTAATTCAAGGGGCATTAGCAATTGTTACTTTAAGTGTTTTTGTATTGACAACTTGGTCACAAATTGCTGGAGTCTATTAG
- a CDS encoding S8 family serine peptidase: MTQIDVSQEGQESTHSVFENYLYAAYSANDSSNPLSTTSINPIFTNFSVFDASGDNTSTSVFESGALRLSYNLANAVSLSNVRLEALLSDRVVSTLGSWNEANLSNELINLASFANFTGGSYQLRAVVRTTNDQEFSSASQAMNVLSWNRLNGTFTGETIDYTPELGTGAVIMGRGGTDTLNLSGIFPSNITSINGISLAAFNPLSGSTTNQAIFGGTAFDYINLADGREIYLQGIERLRFSDSSIFELQVRTNDTFFGSQWNLHISDVGSAWRFTQGVSNVLLASLDTGILTAAGASGDIVDIATNRLITDPSDDDNFNNYGHGHSAISIMSSTANNSSGISGINWNSSVYVNDVYRGVSLQQAIRDTINYARARNQRVVFQGGIQGNWFSSGGTREQLEQLIRDNSDIAIFAIAAGNGGPGGNLSDSNYLTSVSGVAQLETTHDNMISVGALRNTSATTKINGLTNATSVNIASYSNRGSNLTLMAATDSPAMDKFGSMRFFGGTSAANPNMAGIASLVWSVNSNLTGGQVRQILTDTAMDLGTPGRDNSFGYGLVNADAAVRRASALQRSSDLASLYSGRSIFV, translated from the coding sequence TTGACTCAGATCGATGTAAGTCAGGAAGGTCAAGAAAGCACGCACTCAGTATTTGAGAATTACCTGTATGCTGCATACTCAGCGAATGATAGTAGCAATCCACTAAGTACTACAAGCATTAATCCTATCTTTACCAACTTTAGTGTATTTGATGCTTCTGGAGATAATACTTCAACTAGTGTCTTTGAAAGTGGAGCTTTACGCCTTAGCTACAACTTAGCAAACGCAGTCTCTTTATCAAATGTACGCTTAGAAGCGCTTCTAAGCGATCGCGTTGTATCAACTCTAGGATCTTGGAACGAAGCTAACTTGTCTAATGAGTTAATTAACCTTGCCAGCTTTGCCAATTTCACTGGAGGAAGCTATCAACTGCGTGCAGTTGTTCGCACTACTAATGATCAAGAGTTTTCTTCTGCTTCTCAAGCGATGAATGTACTGTCTTGGAATCGGCTTAATGGCACTTTTACGGGTGAAACCATAGACTATACACCAGAATTGGGGACAGGTGCAGTCATTATGGGACGAGGTGGTACAGACACATTAAATCTGTCTGGAATCTTTCCCTCTAACATCACAAGTATTAATGGCATAAGCCTTGCGGCTTTTAATCCTTTGTCTGGCTCAACTACTAACCAAGCAATTTTTGGAGGTACAGCTTTTGATTATATAAATCTTGCTGATGGTCGAGAAATTTACTTACAAGGCATTGAGAGACTGCGCTTTTCGGATTCCTCAATTTTTGAACTGCAAGTACGCACTAACGACACCTTTTTTGGCTCTCAATGGAACCTACACATCTCTGACGTAGGTAGTGCCTGGCGCTTTACTCAAGGAGTCAGCAACGTCTTATTAGCTTCTCTAGATACAGGGATTTTGACAGCAGCTGGCGCTAGTGGAGATATTGTTGATATTGCAACAAATCGCTTAATTACTGATCCTAGTGATGATGACAACTTTAATAATTACGGACATGGACATTCTGCGATTAGTATCATGTCTTCAACTGCTAATAATTCCTCTGGTATCTCAGGAATTAACTGGAACAGCAGCGTGTATGTGAACGATGTATATAGAGGCGTGTCTCTACAGCAAGCAATTAGAGATACGATTAACTACGCACGAGCTAGAAATCAACGAGTTGTTTTCCAAGGTGGAATCCAAGGTAATTGGTTTAGTAGTGGTGGTACGCGAGAGCAACTTGAACAATTAATTCGAGACAACTCTGATATTGCTATATTTGCTATTGCAGCGGGTAATGGTGGTCCTGGTGGCAATCTTTCTGATTCTAATTACTTAACTAGTGTGAGTGGCGTTGCTCAATTGGAAACAACGCATGATAATATGATTTCTGTTGGAGCACTCCGGAACACAAGTGCTACGACAAAAATTAATGGTTTGACAAATGCTACCTCTGTCAACATTGCTAGTTACTCTAATCGTGGTTCTAATTTGACACTCATGGCAGCGACAGATTCTCCAGCAATGGATAAGTTCGGCAGTATGCGCTTTTTTGGAGGAACATCTGCCGCTAATCCCAACATGGCTGGAATTGCTTCTTTAGTATGGAGTGTTAATTCCAACCTGACAGGAGGACAAGTACGTCAAATCTTGACAGACACAGCTATGGATTTAGGAACACCTGGTAGAGATAATAGTTTTGGTTATGGATTAGTCAATGCTGACGCTGCGGTGCGTCGCGCATCAGCACTACAACGTAGTTCTGACTTAGCTAGTCTTTATTCTGGTCGTTCGATATTTGTGTGA
- a CDS encoding alpha/beta fold hydrolase, translated as MNTENQIKVGSLEWFYRETKPSKSLDKPPVLLLHGIPAQSYSWTAIMPTLAEKGFRAIAPDWIGFGFSAKPDRRDFAYTPDAFLTAFAELIEALEISRFSLVVQGFLGSVGLQYALRHPQQIERLAILNAPISLSAKLPWKLKQLGLLFMGDMLTQDPLLVDRTLEGGSRYQIGEKDLNVYRKPFLTSSAAGRSLLATVRNLQLQSSLAEIASGLQQWQQPTMVIWGTKDPWLSITDVQNAVESFNNVELIQIPEAGHYPQEHWSEKVGDFLQLFLRRTT; from the coding sequence GTGAATACTGAAAATCAAATTAAAGTAGGCTCTCTAGAATGGTTTTATCGAGAAACTAAGCCGAGTAAGAGTCTAGATAAGCCACCAGTGCTTTTATTGCATGGTATTCCTGCCCAAAGCTACAGCTGGACGGCAATCATGCCTACTCTGGCAGAAAAAGGTTTTCGCGCGATCGCTCCTGATTGGATTGGGTTTGGCTTTTCTGCTAAGCCCGATCGGCGTGATTTTGCCTACACCCCAGATGCTTTTCTGACTGCTTTCGCCGAACTTATTGAAGCGTTGGAAATTTCGCGCTTTTCCCTAGTTGTACAAGGCTTTCTAGGTTCTGTCGGTTTGCAATACGCCTTACGCCATCCTCAGCAAATTGAACGCTTGGCAATCTTAAATGCACCCATTTCTCTAAGTGCCAAACTACCGTGGAAGTTGAAGCAATTAGGACTTCTTTTTATGGGTGATATGCTAACCCAAGACCCGCTTTTAGTTGACCGTACTTTAGAAGGTGGTAGTCGCTATCAAATTGGCGAGAAAGATCTCAACGTTTACCGCAAACCTTTTTTGACAAGTTCTGCTGCTGGGCGATCGCTTTTAGCGACTGTACGCAATCTTCAACTTCAATCATCACTCGCAGAAATTGCATCAGGCTTACAACAATGGCAACAACCAACGATGGTTATCTGGGGAACAAAAGATCCTTGGCTTTCGATAACTGATGTCCAAAATGCTGTCGAGTCTTTCAACAATGTCGAACTTATTCAAATACCTGAAGCAGGACACTATCCCCAAGAACATTGGTCAGAAAAAGTTGGCGATTTCCTACAATTGTTTTTACGTCGTACCACTTGA
- the nblS gene encoding two-component system sensor histidine kinase NblS, which translates to MLALLQKIREAIAHWWSEFTLQTKLMAAATLVVSLIMSGLTFWAVNTIQQDARLNDTRFGRDLGLLLGSNVAPLIAEDNLTEVAQFSQRFYSSTSSVRYMLYADESGKIFFGIPFWESEVQNSLTIERRIQLPDDYAANAEIPMVRQHRTPDGIVTDVFVPLTHNGTYLGVLAIGTNPNPTVITSSNLTRDVTIAVFISIWVMVILGAVFNALYITKPIKELLVGVKNIAAGNFKQRINLPVGGELKELIFSFNEMAERLERYEEQNIEELTAEKAKLETLVSTIADGAILLDTNIQVILVNPTARRMFGWDGTPIVGSNILHHLPPVLQLELSRPLYQIAAGERESAEFRISLYQPTSRTIRILLTTVLDQYRESLKGIAMTVQDITREVELNEAKSQFISNVSHELRTPLFNIKTYIETLHDYGAELDEEQRREFLQTANNETDRLTRLVNDVLDLSRLESCRIYHFDAVDVAQAIDQTLRNYQLNAKDKGIELIQEIEPKLPPVLGNYDLLLQVFTNLVGNALKFTNAGGKIVIRAYLLESIRSKQSLSLLNPHPLTGKVRIEISDTGMGIDPEHQEKIFGRFFRVENRVHTLEGTGLGLSIVRNIIDKHHSSVHLVSEVGIGTTFWFDLAVFQEAILENSSSVKAADDN; encoded by the coding sequence ATGCTAGCTTTACTGCAGAAAATTCGCGAAGCGATCGCCCATTGGTGGTCAGAGTTTACACTCCAGACTAAGCTAATGGCTGCTGCCACGTTGGTGGTTTCCTTGATCATGAGCGGTCTTACTTTTTGGGCAGTCAATACCATTCAACAAGATGCCCGTCTTAACGATACTCGCTTTGGTCGCGATCTTGGTCTATTACTGGGGTCTAATGTCGCCCCTCTGATTGCCGAAGACAATTTGACAGAGGTCGCCCAATTTTCACAACGCTTCTACAGCAGCACCTCAAGCGTGCGCTATATGCTTTATGCCGATGAGTCTGGCAAAATCTTCTTTGGGATTCCTTTCTGGGAGTCGGAGGTGCAAAACTCATTAACTATTGAGCGCCGCATTCAACTTCCCGATGACTATGCTGCCAATGCAGAAATACCAATGGTGCGGCAGCATCGTACACCCGATGGCATCGTTACCGATGTCTTTGTGCCTCTAACACACAACGGCACATATTTGGGTGTTTTAGCAATTGGCACAAACCCCAACCCTACTGTGATCACATCATCTAATCTCACGCGAGATGTCACGATCGCCGTGTTCATTTCAATTTGGGTAATGGTGATTCTCGGTGCGGTTTTCAATGCGTTATATATTACTAAACCGATCAAAGAGCTACTTGTAGGAGTAAAAAATATTGCTGCGGGGAATTTTAAGCAGCGCATTAATTTACCCGTTGGTGGCGAACTCAAAGAGTTGATTTTTAGCTTTAATGAAATGGCAGAGCGTTTAGAACGCTATGAAGAACAAAATATTGAGGAATTAACTGCAGAAAAAGCGAAGCTTGAAACACTCGTTTCCACAATTGCTGATGGCGCAATCTTACTTGACACTAATATACAGGTGATTTTAGTTAATCCGACTGCACGACGGATGTTTGGTTGGGATGGCACACCTATAGTTGGTAGTAACATTTTGCATCATTTACCGCCAGTATTACAACTAGAGTTATCACGTCCTTTGTATCAAATCGCTGCAGGCGAGCGCGAAAGTGCTGAGTTTCGTATCTCTCTCTATCAACCTACAAGTCGCACAATTCGGATTCTTTTGACAACTGTTCTTGACCAATATCGGGAAAGTCTCAAAGGTATTGCGATGACGGTGCAAGATATCACTCGTGAAGTCGAACTCAATGAAGCTAAAAGTCAGTTTATCAGTAATGTTTCGCATGAGTTAAGAACGCCTTTATTTAATATCAAAACTTATATTGAAACCTTGCACGACTACGGCGCAGAGCTTGATGAAGAACAGCGCCGCGAGTTTCTCCAAACTGCTAACAATGAAACCGATCGTTTAACACGCCTAGTGAATGATGTTTTAGATTTGTCGCGTCTAGAATCATGCCGCATTTATCACTTCGATGCAGTAGATGTTGCCCAAGCTATCGATCAAACCCTGCGTAATTATCAGTTAAACGCTAAAGATAAAGGCATTGAATTAATTCAAGAAATTGAACCTAAACTACCTCCAGTATTGGGCAATTATGATTTGTTGCTACAAGTGTTTACTAATTTAGTAGGTAATGCACTGAAATTTACTAATGCAGGTGGCAAAATTGTGATTCGTGCTTATTTATTAGAAAGCATCAGGTCAAAACAAAGTTTGTCACTACTTAACCCTCACCCACTCACAGGGAAAGTCCGCATTGAGATTTCAGATACAGGAATGGGGATTGATCCTGAACATCAAGAGAAGATTTTTGGTCGTTTCTTTCGTGTAGAAAACCGCGTTCATACTCTAGAGGGCACAGGGTTAGGACTATCAATTGTCAGAAACATCATCGATAAGCACCATAGCAGCGTACACTTAGTCAGTGAGGTTGGTATAGGAACGACGTTTTGGTTCGACCTTGCTGTATTTCAAGAAGCAATTTTAGAAAATTCATCAAGCGTGAAAGCAGCAGATGACAATTAG
- the purD gene encoding phosphoribosylamine--glycine ligase: protein MKVLVVGSGGREHAIAWKLLRSPQVEQVFCSPGNGGTAMLERCQNLPLSVEDFDGIGEFTRSHDIDLVVVGPEVPLALGITDYLQQQGTKVFGPTRAGAQIEASKAWAKALMQEAQIPTAKAAVFHQAAAAKDYVKSQGAPIVVKANGLAAGKGVTVAETIDQAHSAIEAIFQGQFGKAGFVVIEECLTGQEASVLALTDGLTIRPLLPAQDHKRIGEGDTGENTGGMGVYAPAPIVTPELMAEVEAKVLQSAIATLKKKGIDYRGVLYAGLMISPNGDFKVLEFNCRFGDPETQAILPLLETPLEDLLLACVEQRLAQMPPLAWKSGAAACVVVAAGGYPGTYEKGKVITGIDSAEATGANVFHAGTKLISDLVTDGGRVLGVTGTGENFEQAIALAYQAVNCIKFEKMYYRRDIGYRVKSKAVNF from the coding sequence GTGAAAGTTTTAGTTGTAGGTAGTGGAGGACGCGAACACGCGATCGCTTGGAAACTCTTGCGATCGCCGCAAGTTGAACAAGTCTTTTGTAGCCCTGGTAATGGTGGCACAGCAATGCTAGAACGCTGTCAAAACTTACCTTTAAGTGTTGAAGACTTTGATGGTATCGGAGAATTTACGCGATCGCATGATATCGATCTGGTTGTAGTTGGTCCCGAAGTTCCTCTCGCATTAGGCATCACAGATTACTTACAGCAGCAAGGCACAAAAGTTTTTGGTCCTACACGCGCCGGCGCACAAATTGAAGCAAGCAAGGCTTGGGCAAAAGCCTTGATGCAAGAAGCGCAAATTCCCACCGCAAAAGCTGCCGTATTTCATCAAGCCGCCGCTGCCAAAGATTATGTAAAATCCCAAGGAGCGCCTATTGTTGTCAAAGCTAATGGTTTAGCTGCTGGCAAAGGTGTCACAGTGGCAGAAACGATAGACCAAGCCCACAGTGCAATCGAAGCTATCTTTCAAGGACAATTTGGTAAGGCAGGGTTTGTCGTTATTGAAGAATGCTTAACTGGTCAAGAAGCCTCAGTTTTAGCTCTCACTGATGGTTTAACAATTCGTCCTTTGTTACCTGCACAAGACCACAAACGCATCGGAGAAGGTGATACAGGAGAGAATACCGGCGGTATGGGAGTGTATGCTCCTGCCCCCATCGTCACGCCAGAGTTGATGGCAGAAGTTGAAGCAAAGGTCTTGCAAAGCGCGATCGCAACTCTCAAAAAAAAGGGTATTGACTATCGTGGTGTCCTTTATGCTGGCTTGATGATTAGTCCTAACGGAGATTTCAAAGTTTTGGAGTTTAACTGTCGCTTTGGCGATCCCGAAACTCAAGCAATCTTACCACTCCTCGAAACACCCCTCGAAGATTTATTACTTGCTTGCGTAGAACAGCGATTAGCACAAATGCCTCCCCTCGCTTGGAAATCAGGTGCAGCAGCTTGTGTCGTTGTCGCTGCAGGCGGTTATCCTGGAACTTATGAAAAAGGAAAAGTTATTACTGGTATCGACTCCGCAGAAGCCACAGGTGCAAACGTCTTCCACGCTGGAACTAAACTCATATCAGACCTCGTTACTGACGGCGGTCGAGTCTTAGGTGTCACTGGAACTGGCGAGAACTTTGAGCAAGCGATCGCTCTTGCTTATCAAGCAGTTAATTGCATTAAATTTGAGAAAATGTACTATCGGCGTGATATTGGCTACCGAGTCAAATCAAAAGCTGTTAATTTTTAG
- a CDS encoding cryptochrome/photolyase family protein, with the protein MSDLILFWHRRDLRVSDNTGLAAASAQSQKVVGVFCLDPNILERDDVAPVRVTYMIGCLQALQQRYAELGSQLLILHDNPIQAIPRLATALNAQAVFWNWDVEPYSQERDRAVMEALKEKGIQVLPENWDQILHSPDEIRTGSNQPYTVFTPFWRNWSSKPKAEPVVTLQGVTGLTTAEQEIAQQSGVIPLPTAQDLGFVWDRDLVIAPGEIAAQERLEEFTYKSITEYKEQRNFPAVNGTSQLSAALKFGAIGIRTVWVATIAALENSRSDETDTSIRAWQQELAWREFYQHAMYHFPELATGAYREAFKNFPYENNEELFQAWCEGKTGYPIVDAAMRQMNESGWMHNRCRMIVANFLTKDLLIDPRLGEKYFYQRLIDGDLSANNGGWQWSASSGMDPKPVRIFNPASQAQKFDPEGEYIREWVPELRSVDTEYLLSGNISEQERAALGYPLPVVDHKLQQRQFKAIYAQQKAQ; encoded by the coding sequence ATGTCTGATCTAATTTTATTTTGGCATCGCCGCGATTTACGTGTTTCCGATAATACTGGACTTGCAGCCGCAAGCGCACAAAGTCAAAAAGTCGTAGGAGTATTTTGTCTCGATCCTAATATCCTGGAACGCGATGACGTCGCCCCTGTGCGCGTAACTTACATGATTGGGTGTTTGCAAGCCCTCCAACAGCGATATGCAGAACTTGGTAGTCAACTATTAATTCTTCACGACAATCCGATACAAGCAATTCCCAGACTCGCTACAGCACTGAATGCTCAAGCTGTATTTTGGAATTGGGATGTTGAGCCGTATTCGCAAGAACGCGATCGCGCTGTTATGGAAGCTTTAAAAGAAAAGGGAATTCAAGTTTTACCGGAAAACTGGGATCAAATTCTCCACTCTCCCGACGAAATTCGTACTGGTTCTAACCAGCCTTACACCGTATTTACTCCTTTTTGGCGCAACTGGAGCAGTAAACCCAAAGCTGAACCTGTAGTAACTTTACAAGGCGTCACAGGGTTGACAACAGCCGAACAGGAAATTGCTCAACAATCAGGGGTTATTCCACTTCCCACAGCCCAAGATTTAGGATTTGTTTGGGATCGCGACTTAGTGATTGCTCCAGGCGAAATTGCAGCCCAAGAACGGTTAGAAGAATTTACCTATAAATCTATTACTGAGTATAAAGAACAGCGCAATTTTCCTGCTGTTAATGGCACATCCCAACTCAGCGCCGCACTCAAATTTGGTGCAATTGGCATTCGGACTGTATGGGTTGCAACGATCGCAGCATTAGAAAATAGCCGCAGTGACGAAACCGATACTAGTATCCGTGCTTGGCAACAAGAACTTGCTTGGCGGGAATTCTACCAACACGCAATGTATCACTTTCCTGAATTAGCAACTGGAGCTTATCGCGAAGCTTTCAAAAATTTTCCTTATGAAAACAACGAGGAACTTTTTCAAGCCTGGTGTGAAGGTAAAACTGGCTATCCAATTGTCGATGCAGCCATGCGTCAGATGAACGAAAGTGGCTGGATGCACAACCGTTGTCGCATGATTGTAGCAAATTTCCTCACCAAAGATTTGTTAATCGATCCGCGCCTTGGCGAAAAATACTTTTATCAACGACTGATTGATGGCGATCTTTCAGCAAATAACGGTGGTTGGCAATGGAGTGCATCAAGTGGCATGGACCCCAAACCTGTACGCATCTTTAACCCTGCAAGTCAAGCCCAAAAGTTCGATCCGGAAGGCGAATATATTCGGGAGTGGGTGCCTGAATTACGCTCAGTAGATACCGAATACTTGCTCAGTGGTAATATTTCTGAACAAGAAAGAGCAGCTCTCGGCTATCCGCTACCAGTTGTAGATCACAAACTGCAACAAAGACAGTTTAAAGCAATTTATGCACAACAAAAGGCACAATGA